A genomic segment from Triticum dicoccoides isolate Atlit2015 ecotype Zavitan chromosome 1A, WEW_v2.0, whole genome shotgun sequence encodes:
- the LOC119360242 gene encoding poly [ADP-ribose] polymerase 1-like isoform X1, translated as MAAAPPKAWKAEYAKSGRSSCKSCKSPIAKDALRLGKMVQATQFDGFMPMWNHAKCILNKKNQIKSVDDVEGIDALRWDDQEKIRNYAANSSSTSTATATATASSTAAISDKCAIEVAQSARASCRRCSEKIAKGTVRVSSKLDGQGWYHVSCFLEMSPTASVEKFPGWETLSHDDRGAIIDVVKKGAASKQETTSKGSKRKIGDIDMRNSKAPNLDGSTSEGAARSKGKLVVPCEPNSSSADLHQKLKEQSDTLWKLKDELKKHVSTAELRDMLEVNEQDPSGPERDLLERCADGMLFGALGTCPVCNSCLYYYGGHYQCNGHVSEWSKCTYMTTEPVRMKKKWKIPDEIKNDYLTKWFKSQKVKKPERVLPPMSPQKSVGQSPQQSLVGEALDKLRVCIVGQSKDVADEWKQKLKLAGAHFSPRVTKDINCVVSCGGLDNESAEVRKARRQKIPIVREDYLGECIRKNRVLPFDLYKVATMLEESSKGSTVTVKVKGRSAVHEASGLQDTGHILENGKSIYNTTLNISDMTQGVNSYYILQIIEEDDGSECYVFRKWGRVGSEKIGGKKLEEMSKTDAIREFKRLFLEKTGNPWEAWEQKTNFQKQPGRFYPLDIDYGAREAPKRKDMSKMKSSLAPQVLELMMMLFNVETYRAAMMEFEINMAEMPLGKLSKENIQKGFEALTEIQNLLDDTGNQELALRESLIVAASNRFFTLIPSVHPHIIRDKDDLTMKAKMLEALQDIEIASKLVGFDGDNDESLDDKYKKLHCDITPLAHDSEDYKLVEKYLLNTHAPTHKDWSLELEEVYVLDRDGEGSKYSRYKNNLHNKMLLWHGSRLTNFIGILSQGLRIAPPEAPVTGYMFGKGLYFADLVSKSAQYCYVDRKNPTGLMLLSEVALGDMHELKKATPMDKPPRGKHSTKGLGKTVPLESEFVKWRDDVVVPCGKPVPASIRASELLYNEYIVYNTAQVKMQFLLKVKFRHKR; from the exons ATGGCGGCGGCGCCGCCCAAGGCCTGGAAGGCGGAGTACGCCAAGTCGGGGCGGTCCTCGTGCAAGTCCTGCAAGTCCCCCATTGCCAAGGACGCGCTCCGCCTCGGCAAGATGGTCCAGGCCACCCAGTTCGACGGCTTCATGCCC ATGTGGAACCATGCCAAATGCATCCTCAACAAGAAAAACCAGATAAAATC TGTTGATGATGTCGAAGGAATAGATGCACTTAGGTGGGATGACCAAGAGAAGATAAGAAACTATGCTGCAAATTCCTCGAGTACTTCAACTGCAACTGCAACTGCAACTGCAAGTTCCACAGCTGCTATTTCTGACAAATGTGCTATTGAGGTTGCTCAATCTGCCCGTGCTTCCTGTAGACGGTGCAGTGAAAAGATTGCAAAAGGCACT GTTCGTGTTTCATCTAAACTTGACGGTCAAGGTTGGTATCATGTTAGTTGTTTCTTGGAAATGTCCCCAACTGCAAGTGTTGAGAAATTCCCAGGCTGGGAGACCTTGTCGCACGATGATAGAGGAGCTATTATTGATGTTGTTAAGAAAGGTGCTGCCAGCAAAC AAGAAACAACTTCGAAGGGCTCCAAGCGCAAGATTGGTGACATTGATATGCGTAACTCCAAAGCTCCGAACTTGGATGGAAGTACATCTGAAGGTGCTGCACGAAGCAAAGGAAAACTTGTTGTACCATGTGAGCCCAATTCTAGTTCTGCTGATCTGCACCAAAAGCTTAAAGAGCAGAGTGACACGCTTTGGAAGTTGAAGGATGAACTCAAAAAGCATGTTTCAACTGCTGAGCTGAGGGATATGCTTGAAGTTAATGAGCAAGATCCATCTGGACCAGAGCGGGATCTATTGGAACGATG TGCTGATGGGATGCTGTTTGGAGCGTTGGGCACTTGCCCAGTCTGTAATAGCTGCCTATACTATTATGGTGGTCATTATCAGTGCAATGGCCATGTTTCAGAGTGGTCCAAATGTACCTACATGACAACAGAACCTGTACGCATGAAGAAAAAATGGAAAATTCCTGATGAAATAAAGAATGATTATCTTACAAAG TGGTTCAAGTCTCAAAAGGTTAAGAAACCAGAGCGAGTTCttcccccaatgtcacctcagaagTCTGTAGGTCAATCACCTCAGCAGTCTCTCGTCGGTGAAGCATTGGATAAGTTGAGAGTTTGTATAGTAGGACAATCTAAAGATGTAGCT GATGAGTGGAAGCAGAAGCTTAAACTTGCTGGTGCCCACTTCAGTCCCAGGGTTACCAAAG ATATTAATTGTGTAGTTTCATGTGGCgggcttgataatgagagtgcTGAAGTCAGGAAAGCTAG GAGGCAGAAGATACCAATCGTCAGAGAAGATTACCTTGGAGAATGCATTAGAAAAAACAGGGTGCTTCCATTTGATTTATACAAAGTAGCGACTATGTTGGAGGAGTCATCAAAAGGTAGCACGGTCACTGTTAAAGTTAAGGGCCGAAGTGCTGTTCATGAGGCTTCCGGTCTGCAAGATACGGGCCATATTCTGGAAAATGGCAAAAGCATTTACAATACAACCTTAAACATTTCTGACATGACACAAGGTGTTAACAG CTACTATATACTTCAGATCATCGAAGAGGATGATGGGAGTGAATGCTATGTATTTCGAAAGTGGGGACGAGTTGGCAGTGAAAAGATTGGTGGAAAGAAACTGGAGGAGATGTCAAAAACTGACGCAATACGTGAATTTAAAAGATTATTTCTGGAAAAGACTGGAAACCCCTGGGAAGCATGGGAACAAAAAACAAATTTTCAGAAGCAGCCTGGGAGATTTTATCCACTTGACATT gATTACGGAGCAAGGGAAGCACCAAAACGGAAAGACATGAGCAAAATGAAAAGTTCACTTGCACCTCAGGTGCTGGAACTCATGATGATGCTTTTCAATGTTGAAACATATAG GGCTGCTATGATGGAATTTGAAATCAATATGGCAGAAATGCCCCTTGGGAAATTAAGCAAGGAAAATATCCAGAAAG GATTTGAAGCATTAACTGAGATACAGAATCTACTGGATGACACTGGCAATCAAGAACTAGCTCTTAGAGAGAGCTTGATTGTTGCTGCAAGCAATCGTTTCTTCACTCTTATTCCTTCTGTTCATCCACATATTATACGTGATAAGGATgacttgacaatgaaa GCGAAAATGCTTGAAGCTCTTCAGGATATTGAAATTGCTTCTAAACTAGTTGGTTTTGATGGTGACAATGATGAATCTCTTGATGATAAGTACAAAAAACTTCATTGTGACATCACCCCGCTAGCTCATGATAGTGAAGATTACAAGCTGGTCGAGAAATATCTTCTCAACACACATGCTCCTActcacaag GACTGGTCATTGGAATTAGAGGAAGTTTATGTGCTTGATCGAGATGGGGAAGGCAGCAAGTACTCAAGATATAAAAATAATCTCCATAACAAGATGCTATTATGGCATG GTTCAAGGCTGACGAATTTTATTGGAATTCTTAGTCAAGGACTAAGGATAGCACCTCCTGAGGCTCCTGTGACAGGCTATATG TTTGGCAAAGGCCTCTACTTCGCAGATTTAGTAAGCAAGAGTGCACAGTATTGTTATGTGGATAGAAAAAATCCGACTGGCTTGATGCTTCTTTCTGAGGTTGCTCTAGGAGACATGCATGAACTGAAAAAGGCCACG
- the LOC119360242 gene encoding poly [ADP-ribose] polymerase 1-like isoform X2, with translation MAAAPPKAWKAEYAKSGRSSCKSCKSPIAKDALRLGKMVQATQFDGFMPMWNHAKCILNKKNQIKSVDDVEGIDALRWDDQEKIRNYAANSSSTSTATATATASSTAAISDKCAIEVAQSARASCRRCSEKIAKGTVRVSSKLDGQGWYHVSCFLEMSPTASVEKFPGWETLSHDDRGAIIDVVKKGAASKQTTSKGSKRKIGDIDMRNSKAPNLDGSTSEGAARSKGKLVVPCEPNSSSADLHQKLKEQSDTLWKLKDELKKHVSTAELRDMLEVNEQDPSGPERDLLERCADGMLFGALGTCPVCNSCLYYYGGHYQCNGHVSEWSKCTYMTTEPVRMKKKWKIPDEIKNDYLTKWFKSQKVKKPERVLPPMSPQKSVGQSPQQSLVGEALDKLRVCIVGQSKDVADEWKQKLKLAGAHFSPRVTKDINCVVSCGGLDNESAEVRKARRQKIPIVREDYLGECIRKNRVLPFDLYKVATMLEESSKGSTVTVKVKGRSAVHEASGLQDTGHILENGKSIYNTTLNISDMTQGVNSYYILQIIEEDDGSECYVFRKWGRVGSEKIGGKKLEEMSKTDAIREFKRLFLEKTGNPWEAWEQKTNFQKQPGRFYPLDIDYGAREAPKRKDMSKMKSSLAPQVLELMMMLFNVETYRAAMMEFEINMAEMPLGKLSKENIQKGFEALTEIQNLLDDTGNQELALRESLIVAASNRFFTLIPSVHPHIIRDKDDLTMKAKMLEALQDIEIASKLVGFDGDNDESLDDKYKKLHCDITPLAHDSEDYKLVEKYLLNTHAPTHKDWSLELEEVYVLDRDGEGSKYSRYKNNLHNKMLLWHGSRLTNFIGILSQGLRIAPPEAPVTGYMFGKGLYFADLVSKSAQYCYVDRKNPTGLMLLSEVALGDMHELKKATPMDKPPRGKHSTKGLGKTVPLESEFVKWRDDVVVPCGKPVPASIRASELLYNEYIVYNTAQVKMQFLLKVKFRHKR, from the exons ATGGCGGCGGCGCCGCCCAAGGCCTGGAAGGCGGAGTACGCCAAGTCGGGGCGGTCCTCGTGCAAGTCCTGCAAGTCCCCCATTGCCAAGGACGCGCTCCGCCTCGGCAAGATGGTCCAGGCCACCCAGTTCGACGGCTTCATGCCC ATGTGGAACCATGCCAAATGCATCCTCAACAAGAAAAACCAGATAAAATC TGTTGATGATGTCGAAGGAATAGATGCACTTAGGTGGGATGACCAAGAGAAGATAAGAAACTATGCTGCAAATTCCTCGAGTACTTCAACTGCAACTGCAACTGCAACTGCAAGTTCCACAGCTGCTATTTCTGACAAATGTGCTATTGAGGTTGCTCAATCTGCCCGTGCTTCCTGTAGACGGTGCAGTGAAAAGATTGCAAAAGGCACT GTTCGTGTTTCATCTAAACTTGACGGTCAAGGTTGGTATCATGTTAGTTGTTTCTTGGAAATGTCCCCAACTGCAAGTGTTGAGAAATTCCCAGGCTGGGAGACCTTGTCGCACGATGATAGAGGAGCTATTATTGATGTTGTTAAGAAAGGTGCTGCCAGCAAAC AAACAACTTCGAAGGGCTCCAAGCGCAAGATTGGTGACATTGATATGCGTAACTCCAAAGCTCCGAACTTGGATGGAAGTACATCTGAAGGTGCTGCACGAAGCAAAGGAAAACTTGTTGTACCATGTGAGCCCAATTCTAGTTCTGCTGATCTGCACCAAAAGCTTAAAGAGCAGAGTGACACGCTTTGGAAGTTGAAGGATGAACTCAAAAAGCATGTTTCAACTGCTGAGCTGAGGGATATGCTTGAAGTTAATGAGCAAGATCCATCTGGACCAGAGCGGGATCTATTGGAACGATG TGCTGATGGGATGCTGTTTGGAGCGTTGGGCACTTGCCCAGTCTGTAATAGCTGCCTATACTATTATGGTGGTCATTATCAGTGCAATGGCCATGTTTCAGAGTGGTCCAAATGTACCTACATGACAACAGAACCTGTACGCATGAAGAAAAAATGGAAAATTCCTGATGAAATAAAGAATGATTATCTTACAAAG TGGTTCAAGTCTCAAAAGGTTAAGAAACCAGAGCGAGTTCttcccccaatgtcacctcagaagTCTGTAGGTCAATCACCTCAGCAGTCTCTCGTCGGTGAAGCATTGGATAAGTTGAGAGTTTGTATAGTAGGACAATCTAAAGATGTAGCT GATGAGTGGAAGCAGAAGCTTAAACTTGCTGGTGCCCACTTCAGTCCCAGGGTTACCAAAG ATATTAATTGTGTAGTTTCATGTGGCgggcttgataatgagagtgcTGAAGTCAGGAAAGCTAG GAGGCAGAAGATACCAATCGTCAGAGAAGATTACCTTGGAGAATGCATTAGAAAAAACAGGGTGCTTCCATTTGATTTATACAAAGTAGCGACTATGTTGGAGGAGTCATCAAAAGGTAGCACGGTCACTGTTAAAGTTAAGGGCCGAAGTGCTGTTCATGAGGCTTCCGGTCTGCAAGATACGGGCCATATTCTGGAAAATGGCAAAAGCATTTACAATACAACCTTAAACATTTCTGACATGACACAAGGTGTTAACAG CTACTATATACTTCAGATCATCGAAGAGGATGATGGGAGTGAATGCTATGTATTTCGAAAGTGGGGACGAGTTGGCAGTGAAAAGATTGGTGGAAAGAAACTGGAGGAGATGTCAAAAACTGACGCAATACGTGAATTTAAAAGATTATTTCTGGAAAAGACTGGAAACCCCTGGGAAGCATGGGAACAAAAAACAAATTTTCAGAAGCAGCCTGGGAGATTTTATCCACTTGACATT gATTACGGAGCAAGGGAAGCACCAAAACGGAAAGACATGAGCAAAATGAAAAGTTCACTTGCACCTCAGGTGCTGGAACTCATGATGATGCTTTTCAATGTTGAAACATATAG GGCTGCTATGATGGAATTTGAAATCAATATGGCAGAAATGCCCCTTGGGAAATTAAGCAAGGAAAATATCCAGAAAG GATTTGAAGCATTAACTGAGATACAGAATCTACTGGATGACACTGGCAATCAAGAACTAGCTCTTAGAGAGAGCTTGATTGTTGCTGCAAGCAATCGTTTCTTCACTCTTATTCCTTCTGTTCATCCACATATTATACGTGATAAGGATgacttgacaatgaaa GCGAAAATGCTTGAAGCTCTTCAGGATATTGAAATTGCTTCTAAACTAGTTGGTTTTGATGGTGACAATGATGAATCTCTTGATGATAAGTACAAAAAACTTCATTGTGACATCACCCCGCTAGCTCATGATAGTGAAGATTACAAGCTGGTCGAGAAATATCTTCTCAACACACATGCTCCTActcacaag GACTGGTCATTGGAATTAGAGGAAGTTTATGTGCTTGATCGAGATGGGGAAGGCAGCAAGTACTCAAGATATAAAAATAATCTCCATAACAAGATGCTATTATGGCATG GTTCAAGGCTGACGAATTTTATTGGAATTCTTAGTCAAGGACTAAGGATAGCACCTCCTGAGGCTCCTGTGACAGGCTATATG TTTGGCAAAGGCCTCTACTTCGCAGATTTAGTAAGCAAGAGTGCACAGTATTGTTATGTGGATAGAAAAAATCCGACTGGCTTGATGCTTCTTTCTGAGGTTGCTCTAGGAGACATGCATGAACTGAAAAAGGCCACG